A window from Herbaspirillum sp. meg3 encodes these proteins:
- a CDS encoding MFS transporter, whose amino-acid sequence MSEQNIAAYAANPDGTASGPLASAIDKVKWRILPLFVIMFIANYIDRVNIGFVRSHLATDLGIGSAAFGLGAGLFFIGYAIFEVPSNMLLQKFGAKAWLTRIMLTWGVVATSMAFVHNETSFYVLRFLLGVAEAGFFPGVVYYFTQWLPNSERGKAMAIFLSGSAIASILSGPISGALLQIEGGGLHGWQWMFIIEGLASVALCFVVWKRLDSTPKDAKWLSDAERDSLATIIQHEQRERQASKPVHVSSWSLLKDPQILLFCFIYFAIQLTIYGATFWLPSIIKKMGHFNDFQVGLFNSIPWIISIIAMYIFASLATRFKHQQAWVAATLIIAAAGMFASTTGGPVFAFVAICFAGIGFKAASSLFWPIPQAYLDARIAAAVIALINSIGNLGGFFAPATFGYLEQKTGSIQGGLYALAVASVIAAGLVFLARTSGKKAVKD is encoded by the coding sequence GTGAGTGAGCAAAATATAGCAGCCTACGCCGCCAATCCGGACGGCACTGCAAGCGGGCCGCTGGCCAGCGCCATCGACAAGGTCAAGTGGCGCATCCTGCCGCTGTTTGTGATCATGTTCATCGCCAACTACATCGACCGCGTCAACATCGGTTTTGTCCGTTCGCATCTGGCGACCGACCTCGGCATCGGGTCAGCGGCGTTCGGGCTGGGTGCGGGCTTGTTCTTCATCGGTTACGCGATCTTTGAAGTGCCGTCCAACATGCTGTTGCAAAAGTTCGGCGCCAAGGCCTGGCTCACGCGCATCATGCTGACCTGGGGCGTGGTCGCGACCTCGATGGCCTTTGTGCACAACGAGACTTCGTTCTACGTGCTGCGGTTTTTGCTGGGTGTCGCCGAGGCCGGCTTCTTCCCGGGCGTGGTGTATTACTTCACACAGTGGCTGCCCAATAGCGAGCGCGGTAAAGCCATGGCGATCTTTCTGAGCGGCTCGGCGATCGCATCGATCTTGTCCGGCCCGATCTCCGGCGCGCTGCTGCAGATCGAAGGCGGCGGCCTGCACGGCTGGCAGTGGATGTTCATCATCGAAGGCCTGGCATCGGTGGCCTTGTGTTTCGTGGTCTGGAAACGCCTCGACTCCACGCCCAAAGACGCCAAGTGGCTCAGCGATGCCGAGCGCGACAGTCTGGCCACCATCATCCAGCATGAGCAGCGTGAACGCCAGGCCAGCAAGCCAGTGCACGTGTCGTCGTGGAGCTTGCTGAAGGATCCGCAAATCCTGCTGTTCTGCTTCATCTACTTCGCAATCCAGCTGACCATTTACGGCGCGACTTTCTGGCTGCCGAGCATCATCAAGAAGATGGGCCATTTCAACGACTTCCAGGTCGGCCTGTTCAATTCGATTCCGTGGATCATCTCGATCATCGCGATGTACATCTTTGCCAGCCTGGCGACGCGCTTCAAACACCAGCAAGCCTGGGTGGCGGCGACGCTGATCATCGCAGCAGCCGGCATGTTCGCCTCGACCACGGGCGGTCCGGTGTTTGCGTTTGTGGCGATCTGTTTCGCCGGTATCGGCTTCAAGGCGGCGTCTTCGCTGTTCTGGCCGATTCCGCAAGCCTATCTGGATGCGCGGATCGCCGCTGCGGTGATCGCGCTGATCAATTCCATCGGTAACCTCGGCGGTTTCTTTGCCCCGGCCACCTTCGGCTATCTGGAGCAAAAGACCGGTTCGATCCAGGGTGGTTTGTATGCGCTGGCGGTGGCGTCGGTGATTGCAGCGGGGTTGGTGTTCCTGGCGCGTACTTCGGGCAAGAAGGCTGTGAAGGATTAG
- a CDS encoding DUF2863 family protein has protein sequence MSASSVFYVPIMSKSKRPASGKAPTLSNAPSPGADPGEYELDEALIDKIANLAVELATEDEASPDLPGKQRDLRRMIGKSLRQQQDDVLYEALERARDQEADAYPYLREIIEEAAEIVFFTRNERSYEVNAFVIPMFVRTIGGLDAEQNFRDADAFTELTASIKEAQLESADAKVVLVSYAYHLDEIDAITYSHLEAMVRDAFAAMTDKKITETAAINRSMSTWPANRFGAEDTAVELRFLLGFTLKTADDPFYVIPKDEAAMDAYFAVRAQRFQAWSEKVVPLVQRCLVTDGRTTDFDVHFLYQDLFHGGKERGIAEYFMLQMMSELDHGLQESGVAGSQTRAVMGPVHTDGDVVLRVNLYGDGDAIVATAEKPLDAARDLQVELDDTCDAVLTLGVQSVALAEEFDVDGNAVNVQPYAEGN, from the coding sequence ATGTCCGCCTCTTCTGTTTTCTACGTTCCCATCATGTCCAAAAGCAAGCGTCCGGCCTCCGGCAAAGCCCCTACTCTTTCCAACGCACCATCTCCCGGTGCCGATCCGGGCGAATACGAACTCGACGAAGCGCTGATCGACAAGATTGCCAACCTTGCGGTTGAACTTGCGACGGAAGACGAAGCCTCGCCGGACTTGCCGGGCAAGCAACGCGATCTGCGCCGCATGATCGGGAAGAGTTTGCGCCAGCAACAGGACGACGTGTTGTATGAAGCCCTGGAACGCGCCCGCGATCAGGAAGCCGACGCCTATCCTTACCTGCGCGAAATCATCGAAGAAGCCGCCGAGATCGTCTTCTTCACCCGCAACGAGCGCAGCTATGAAGTCAACGCCTTCGTCATCCCGATGTTCGTGCGCACCATCGGCGGTCTCGACGCCGAGCAGAACTTCCGCGACGCCGACGCCTTCACCGAGTTGACCGCCAGCATCAAGGAAGCCCAGCTCGAAAGTGCCGACGCCAAGGTTGTGCTGGTCAGCTATGCCTACCATCTGGACGAAATCGACGCGATCACCTACAGCCATCTCGAAGCCATGGTGCGCGATGCCTTCGCCGCCATGACCGATAAGAAGATCACCGAAACAGCGGCCATCAACCGCAGCATGAGCACCTGGCCGGCCAATCGTTTCGGCGCCGAAGACACGGCGGTGGAATTGCGCTTCCTGCTCGGCTTTACGCTGAAGACAGCCGACGATCCGTTCTACGTCATTCCGAAGGACGAAGCGGCGATGGATGCCTACTTTGCCGTGCGCGCCCAGCGCTTCCAGGCCTGGAGCGAAAAGGTCGTTCCGCTGGTGCAGCGTTGCCTGGTAACCGACGGCCGCACCACCGACTTCGACGTGCACTTCCTGTATCAGGATCTGTTCCACGGCGGCAAGGAGCGCGGCATCGCCGAATACTTCATGCTGCAGATGATGTCCGAATTGGATCACGGCCTGCAAGAGAGCGGCGTGGCTGGATCGCAGACGCGCGCCGTCATGGGCCCGGTGCACACGGACGGCGACGTGGTGTTGCGGGTGAATTTGTACGGCGACGGCGACGCAATTGTCGCCACGGCAGAAAAGCCGCTGGATGCTGCACGCGATTTGCAAGTGGAACTGGACGATACCTGCGACGCCGTGCTCACGCTGGGCGTACAGTCGGTCGCCTTGGCGGAAGAGTTTGACGTTGACGGCAATGCCGTCAACGTCCAGCCTTATGCCGAAGGCAACTGA